One window of the Oncorhynchus gorbuscha isolate QuinsamMale2020 ecotype Even-year linkage group LG17, OgorEven_v1.0, whole genome shotgun sequence genome contains the following:
- the LOC124001281 gene encoding formin-1-like isoform X1 has protein sequence MAPIMEGRHTVLCLYEPIRELCSISLYQPKGRAPGFMYKSHAPRWAQPCNDQDQRDVDPMAAKRRSQSSESAGELLNCCQATNEAVAELCWLAAEHHQLLADLLSLCGDCADRVRMGNQDGKLQDHREVRGSFSGQVLSSNAQHALSMSLGHDRASSLGRKLKKLGGKKLNSAEEFLHSKMKKKVGIGSTAVESLFFQSSTQTRDQSNLVPVAEEKIILGTPAFLQSSDTPMSGSYASVASNPILSMEEHFHIAREGWDFMEEDSRASEPDLDFCNNMSEYDSELCLGYEASSCSLLEDVQDHVQLEHMMSGNNIRPMRSEDKSAHQLYDEVNRRDTGVRVVAKGQEMEGTVQHVGHISPDWSKEFYPETESDVPQPGMSSCQQGYGEWRSLNRDIKDTGGTKPSEGLQLHLSLPVEASSIKFHRKSPSSPYLSGVFNTSYPATNSLQSMSPVLSPLSHKLPSPKLNHRILLLSDVDVGQGTDSDSPMTGSEEEPKVTTEVIDKNGNKRTITRLDLNLSRLPGTSRWNLNGLSMATDILRYLLAGQS, from the exons ATGGCGCCCATAATGGAGGGCAGGCATACAGTCCTGTGTCTCTACGAGCCCATCCGGGAACTGTGCAGTATCAGCCTTTATCAACCCAAGGGGAGGGCCCCAGGGTTTATGTACAAGAGCCACGCCCCTCGGTGGGCCCAGCCCTGTAATGACCAAGACCAGAGAGATGTAGATCCCATGGCAGCCAAAAGAAGAAGCCAGTCTTCTGAGTCCGCAGGCGAACTCCTCAACTGCTGCCAGGCAACAAATGAGGCTGTAGCTGAGCTCTGCTGGCTAGCCGCGGAGCACCACCAGTTGCTGGCTGATCTCCTATCTCTGTGTGGAGACTGCGCTGACAGAGTCAGGATGGGTAATCAGGATGGGAAGCTCCAGGATCACAGGGAGGTTCGTGGGAGCTTCTCAGGACAGGTCCTCAGCAGCAATGCTCAACatgctctctctatgtctctgggGCACGATAGAGCCTCCTCACTGGGCAGGAAGCTGAAGAAGCTGGGGGGAAAGAAGTTAAACAGTGCAGAGGAGTTCCTGCACAGCAAGATGAAGAAGAAAGTAGGGATAGGGAGCACTGCAGTAGAGTCTTTATTTTTTCAGTCCTCGACTCAGACCCGGGATCAATCCAACCTCGTCCCAGTGGCTGAGGAGAAAATCATTCTTGGGACCCCAGCCTTTCTCCAATCTTCGGACACTCCAATGTCAGGCTCCTATGCCAGTGTGGCCAGCAACCCCATCCTCAGTATGGAGGAGCACTTCCATATCGCTAGAGAGGGCTGGGACTTCATGGAGGAAGACTCTCGTGCCTCTGAGCCAGACCTGGACTTCTGCAACAACATGTCTGAGTACGACAGTGAACTCTGCTTGGGCTACGAAGCTTCGTCCTGTAGTTTATTGGAAGACGTGCAGGATCATGTTCAACTAGAGCATATGATGAGTGGGAACAACATTCGCCCCATGAGGTCTGAGGACAAGTCAGCCCACCAGCTGTATGATGAGGTCAACAGGAGGGACACAGGGGTTAGGGTGGTTGCCAAGGGGCAGGAGATGGAGGGCACAGTGCAACATGTTGGCCATATTAGCCCAGACTGGTCCAAAGAGTTCTATCCAGAGACTGAATCAGATGTACCTCAGCCGGGGATGAGCAGCTGTCAGCAGgggtatggggagtggaggagtCTAAACAGGGACATTAAAGATACGGGAGGGACCAAACCTTCAGAGGGGCTGCAGCTGCATCTCTCACTTCCTGTTGAGGCCTCCTCTATCAAATTCCACAGAAAAAGCCCCTCTTCACCCTATCTGAGTGGGGTGTTCAACACCTCCTACCCTGCCACCAACAGTCTGCAGAGCATGTCCCCAGTGCTGTCCCCCCTATCGCACAAGCTCCCCAGCCCTAAGCTCAACCACCGCATCCTGCTCCTCTCTGACGTTGACGTTGGCCAGGGGACGGACAGTGACAGCCCCATGACTGGATCCGAAGAGGAGCCCAAAGTCACCACAGAGGTCATAGATAAGAATGGCAACAAGCGGACCATCACACGGCTGGACCTGAACCTCAGCAGACTACCAGGGACTTCCAGATGGAATTTAAATGGCCTATCTATGGCAACAG ACATACTACGTTACCTACTGGCCGGACAGTCCTAA
- the LOC124001281 gene encoding formin-1-like isoform X2: MAPIMEGRHTVLCLYEPIRELCSISLYQPKGRAPGFMYKSHAPRWAQPCNDQDQRDVDPMAAKRRSQSSESAGELLNCCQATNEAVAELCWLAAEHHQLLADLLSLCGDCADRVRMGNQDGKLQDHREVRGSFSGQVLSSNAQHALSMSLGHDRASSLGRKLKKLGGKKLNSAEEFLHSKMKKKVGIGSTAVESLFFQSSTQTRDQSNLVPVAEEKIILGTPAFLQSSDTPMSGSYASVASNPILSMEEHFHIAREGWDFMEEDSRASEPDLDFCNNMSEYDSELCLGYEASSCSLLEDVQDHVQLEHMMSGNNIRPMRSEDKSAHQLYDEVNRRDTGVRVVAKGQEMEGTVQHVGHISPDWSKEFYPETESDVPQPGMSSCQQGYGEWRSLNRDIKDTGGTKPSEGLQLHLSLPVEASSIKFHRKSPSSPYLSGVFNTSYPATNSLQSMSPVLSPLSHKLPSPKLNHRILLLSDVDVGQGTDSDSPMTGSEEEPKVTTEVIDKNGNKRTITRLDLNLSRLPGTSRWNLNGLSMATVPPL, encoded by the exons ATGGCGCCCATAATGGAGGGCAGGCATACAGTCCTGTGTCTCTACGAGCCCATCCGGGAACTGTGCAGTATCAGCCTTTATCAACCCAAGGGGAGGGCCCCAGGGTTTATGTACAAGAGCCACGCCCCTCGGTGGGCCCAGCCCTGTAATGACCAAGACCAGAGAGATGTAGATCCCATGGCAGCCAAAAGAAGAAGCCAGTCTTCTGAGTCCGCAGGCGAACTCCTCAACTGCTGCCAGGCAACAAATGAGGCTGTAGCTGAGCTCTGCTGGCTAGCCGCGGAGCACCACCAGTTGCTGGCTGATCTCCTATCTCTGTGTGGAGACTGCGCTGACAGAGTCAGGATGGGTAATCAGGATGGGAAGCTCCAGGATCACAGGGAGGTTCGTGGGAGCTTCTCAGGACAGGTCCTCAGCAGCAATGCTCAACatgctctctctatgtctctgggGCACGATAGAGCCTCCTCACTGGGCAGGAAGCTGAAGAAGCTGGGGGGAAAGAAGTTAAACAGTGCAGAGGAGTTCCTGCACAGCAAGATGAAGAAGAAAGTAGGGATAGGGAGCACTGCAGTAGAGTCTTTATTTTTTCAGTCCTCGACTCAGACCCGGGATCAATCCAACCTCGTCCCAGTGGCTGAGGAGAAAATCATTCTTGGGACCCCAGCCTTTCTCCAATCTTCGGACACTCCAATGTCAGGCTCCTATGCCAGTGTGGCCAGCAACCCCATCCTCAGTATGGAGGAGCACTTCCATATCGCTAGAGAGGGCTGGGACTTCATGGAGGAAGACTCTCGTGCCTCTGAGCCAGACCTGGACTTCTGCAACAACATGTCTGAGTACGACAGTGAACTCTGCTTGGGCTACGAAGCTTCGTCCTGTAGTTTATTGGAAGACGTGCAGGATCATGTTCAACTAGAGCATATGATGAGTGGGAACAACATTCGCCCCATGAGGTCTGAGGACAAGTCAGCCCACCAGCTGTATGATGAGGTCAACAGGAGGGACACAGGGGTTAGGGTGGTTGCCAAGGGGCAGGAGATGGAGGGCACAGTGCAACATGTTGGCCATATTAGCCCAGACTGGTCCAAAGAGTTCTATCCAGAGACTGAATCAGATGTACCTCAGCCGGGGATGAGCAGCTGTCAGCAGgggtatggggagtggaggagtCTAAACAGGGACATTAAAGATACGGGAGGGACCAAACCTTCAGAGGGGCTGCAGCTGCATCTCTCACTTCCTGTTGAGGCCTCCTCTATCAAATTCCACAGAAAAAGCCCCTCTTCACCCTATCTGAGTGGGGTGTTCAACACCTCCTACCCTGCCACCAACAGTCTGCAGAGCATGTCCCCAGTGCTGTCCCCCCTATCGCACAAGCTCCCCAGCCCTAAGCTCAACCACCGCATCCTGCTCCTCTCTGACGTTGACGTTGGCCAGGGGACGGACAGTGACAGCCCCATGACTGGATCCGAAGAGGAGCCCAAAGTCACCACAGAGGTCATAGATAAGAATGGCAACAAGCGGACCATCACACGGCTGGACCTGAACCTCAGCAGACTACCAGGGACTTCCAGATGGAATTTAAATGGCCTATCTATGGCAACAG TTCCCCCCCTCTAG